A stretch of Fibrobacter sp. UWR2 DNA encodes these proteins:
- a CDS encoding acyl carrier protein, whose product MANEEVKSKLKSFFMSDLGVDGDVLQYDTALFGDEIGLDSVDSLEIISFVDSTFGVSMTGVAKENFQSIDTIAAYIEAHKA is encoded by the coding sequence ATGGCAAACGAAGAAGTAAAATCCAAGCTCAAGTCTTTCTTTATGTCCGACCTCGGCGTCGATGGCGACGTGCTCCAGTACGATACCGCCCTTTTCGGTGATGAAATCGGCCTCGATTCCGTGGACTCCCTTGAAATCATCTCTTTCGTGGACTCCACCTTCGGTGTTTCCATGACGGGTGTCGCCAAGGAAAACTTCCAGTCCATCGATACTATCGCAGCATACATCGAAGCCCACAAGGCATAA
- a CDS encoding beta-ketoacyl-[acyl-carrier-protein] synthase family protein, producing the protein MTPNDKRCVVTGLGVICAVGNNVEETWNNALKSVSGIHKTTSVDTVNCYADLAAEVKCDTLDEIEAPEEKDRVSKLCIKAANEALTDAGLSNFNDDQRVSVIIGSCVGGVISIEHYHQGAKEAADIPKMPIASIASQVAETCGAGGIVTNVANACAAGTISIALACDLIRAGKADVVLAGGADSFAAVPYSGFLSLHALDENGCSPFNHCNGITLGEGAGIVIVESYEHAQKRNAKTYCEVLGSGVTSDANHITAPREDALCLMEAMNRAVKNSGIAKSDIGYVNAHGTGTGKNDYAEMTAFKTFFGEENPTVSVSSTKVMTGHCLGAAGAIEAVFSIKALTTDTVLPTLHYSAEDSAALKEKAGTIDFVQNEPRKKPLQSVMSNNVAFGGTNASIVFSKQPGDVSAQSAKAKKIAVTGLGIVSPMGNSKAAYIEAVKAGKKPESASVKSVISLDDYKELGIKMAFYRKLDNLGQLQTVSGMRALQDAAFTVTDDNAKDIGIIVGTSEGGLGSTYDFEELIAREGNANGSAFKFPHTVYNAAGGYLSICSGIKGYGVTITTGPLSGLDSIGYSMNVIHDGQEQAMMATGTDENIPVITEFAQKLGVAASEVVAPFANAEGCVVGDGSVSILLEEESYAKARGAKVYCYALGFGHGRKNVKFGKLAGSDEALDKAINDALADAGLKASDIDAVCGFANGFKKIDDIEKGALQRVFGDKLASMPLFEVKERTGEGRAGSASLAASEAAMLLSGELESDNAYFVAADGSVSNKAAAAANLKNVLIISFAAGGSYSAVVFGK; encoded by the coding sequence ATGACCCCTAATGACAAGCGTTGTGTAGTTACTGGTTTGGGCGTTATTTGCGCGGTCGGTAACAATGTTGAAGAAACATGGAATAATGCTCTCAAGTCCGTCTCGGGCATTCACAAGACGACATCTGTCGATACGGTGAACTGCTATGCGGACTTGGCTGCCGAAGTCAAGTGCGATACGCTCGACGAAATCGAGGCTCCCGAAGAGAAGGACCGCGTATCCAAGTTGTGCATCAAGGCTGCGAACGAAGCCCTGACCGATGCAGGACTTTCTAATTTCAACGATGATCAACGCGTCAGTGTCATTATCGGAAGTTGCGTTGGCGGCGTCATTTCCATTGAACATTACCATCAGGGGGCAAAAGAGGCTGCCGACATTCCCAAGATGCCGATAGCCTCCATTGCAAGCCAGGTTGCCGAAACGTGCGGTGCCGGTGGTATCGTGACGAACGTGGCGAATGCCTGTGCCGCAGGTACGATTTCGATTGCGCTCGCCTGCGACCTCATCCGTGCGGGCAAGGCCGACGTGGTTTTGGCTGGCGGTGCGGATTCCTTTGCCGCGGTGCCGTATTCCGGATTCCTTTCGCTCCATGCCCTCGACGAGAACGGATGCTCTCCGTTTAACCATTGCAACGGCATTACGCTTGGCGAAGGCGCGGGTATCGTTATCGTGGAATCTTACGAACACGCCCAGAAGCGTAACGCCAAGACGTACTGCGAAGTGCTCGGTTCCGGCGTCACGAGCGATGCAAACCACATTACCGCCCCGCGCGAAGATGCCCTCTGCCTGATGGAGGCCATGAACCGCGCCGTCAAGAATTCCGGCATCGCGAAGTCCGATATCGGTTACGTGAATGCCCACGGTACGGGTACGGGCAAGAACGACTATGCCGAAATGACGGCCTTCAAGACCTTCTTCGGCGAAGAAAACCCGACGGTGAGCGTAAGTTCGACTAAGGTGATGACGGGCCACTGCCTAGGTGCTGCCGGTGCGATCGAGGCTGTGTTCAGCATCAAGGCTCTTACGACCGATACCGTGCTCCCGACGCTCCATTATTCTGCTGAAGATTCTGCCGCCCTCAAGGAAAAGGCCGGAACCATCGATTTTGTCCAGAACGAGCCGCGCAAGAAGCCGCTCCAGAGCGTCATGAGCAACAATGTGGCTTTCGGCGGTACAAACGCAAGTATCGTTTTCTCCAAGCAGCCCGGAGATGTCTCTGCCCAGTCCGCCAAGGCCAAGAAGATTGCCGTGACGGGTCTCGGTATCGTGAGTCCGATGGGCAATAGCAAGGCTGCCTACATCGAGGCTGTCAAGGCAGGCAAGAAGCCCGAAAGCGCTTCTGTGAAGTCGGTTATCTCGCTCGATGACTACAAGGAACTTGGCATCAAGATGGCGTTCTACCGCAAGCTCGACAACCTGGGCCAGCTCCAGACGGTTTCGGGCATGCGTGCCCTGCAGGATGCCGCTTTCACGGTGACCGACGATAACGCGAAGGATATCGGCATCATTGTCGGTACTAGCGAAGGCGGTCTCGGTTCTACCTACGATTTCGAGGAACTCATTGCCCGCGAAGGCAACGCGAACGGTTCTGCGTTCAAGTTCCCGCACACAGTTTACAACGCCGCCGGCGGTTACCTCTCGATTTGCTCCGGCATCAAGGGCTACGGCGTGACGATTACGACGGGCCCGCTCTCCGGCCTCGACAGCATCGGCTACTCCATGAACGTCATTCACGACGGTCAGGAACAGGCCATGATGGCTACGGGTACCGACGAGAATATCCCGGTCATTACTGAATTTGCCCAGAAGCTTGGGGTTGCCGCAAGTGAAGTGGTTGCCCCCTTCGCCAATGCCGAGGGCTGCGTGGTGGGGGATGGCTCCGTGTCTATCCTTCTCGAAGAAGAATCTTATGCGAAGGCCCGCGGCGCGAAGGTCTACTGCTATGCGCTCGGTTTCGGCCATGGCCGCAAGAACGTGAAGTTCGGCAAGCTTGCCGGTTCCGACGAGGCTCTTGACAAGGCCATCAACGATGCCCTGGCCGATGCCGGCCTCAAGGCTTCTGATATCGACGCCGTCTGCGGTTTTGCAAACGGCTTCAAGAAGATTGACGATATCGAGAAGGGCGCCCTCCAGCGCGTGTTTGGTGATAAGCTCGCTTCTATGCCGCTGTTCGAAGTCAAGGAACGTACCGGCGAAGGCCGTGCGGGGTCCGCTTCGCTGGCTGCCTCCGAGGCTGCGATGCTCCTGAGCGGTGAACTCGAAAGCGATAACGCTTATTTTGTTGCAGCCGACGGCTCCGTTTCGAACAAGGCTGCCGCTGCGGCAAACCTCAAGAATGTTTTGATCATCTCTTTTGCGGCTGGCGGCTCTTACAGCGCAGTCGTCTTCGGAAAATAA
- a CDS encoding SDR family NAD(P)-dependent oxidoreductase, producing MKVALVTGASKGIGKACALRLARDGYTVVVNYSSSDEAAQQTLDQIKSEGGDGMLYKANVADLSQVKVMVREVFKAYGRIDVLVNNAGIVRDEYLLMMNPETLDKCFDLNVKGYFYCAQQVAVKMYKQKSGVIINMSSVSSKFALPGQAVYSATKGAVNSLTQTLAKELGGFGIRVNAVAPGFIATDMIEAIPEETRKGYLEKIPLKRFGSADEVANIVSALASDQFAYVTGQVFVLDGGLSL from the coding sequence ATGAAAGTTGCTCTCGTAACAGGTGCATCCAAGGGTATTGGCAAGGCCTGCGCCTTGCGCCTTGCCCGCGACGGCTACACGGTGGTAGTGAACTACTCCAGTTCCGACGAGGCTGCCCAGCAGACTCTCGACCAGATCAAGAGCGAAGGTGGCGACGGCATGCTCTACAAGGCGAATGTCGCCGACCTTTCCCAGGTGAAGGTGATGGTCCGCGAGGTTTTCAAGGCCTATGGCCGCATCGACGTGCTCGTGAACAATGCGGGTATCGTGCGTGACGAATACCTCCTCATGATGAATCCCGAAACGCTCGACAAGTGCTTCGACCTGAACGTGAAGGGCTACTTCTACTGCGCCCAGCAGGTCGCCGTGAAGATGTACAAGCAGAAGTCCGGCGTCATCATCAACATGAGTTCTGTCAGCTCCAAGTTTGCTCTTCCGGGCCAGGCGGTGTACAGCGCCACGAAGGGCGCGGTGAACTCCCTCACGCAGACGCTTGCCAAGGAACTTGGCGGTTTCGGTATTCGCGTGAACGCTGTGGCTCCCGGCTTTATCGCAACCGACATGATCGAGGCCATTCCCGAAGAGACCCGCAAGGGCTACCTCGAGAAGATTCCTCTCAAGCGCTTCGGTTCTGCCGACGAAGTGGCCAACATTGTTTCAGCCCTCGCTTCTGACCAGTTCGCCTACGTGACGGGCCAGGTGTTCGTGCTCGATGGAGGCCTCTCGCTATGA
- the fabZ gene encoding 3-hydroxyacyl-ACP dehydratase FabZ → MMNIFEISEKIAQRPPFQMIEKVTELVPNESATGIKNVSVNEPFFMGHFPGTPIMPGVLIVESCAQLCSLVIEKPAEDLEKNLYVLLKIDGFKFVKPVIPGDQLEITVNKTKGGGVIVGFDCIVKVNGGIHAKGSLTFTSIPKENIGK, encoded by the coding sequence ATGATGAACATTTTCGAAATCAGCGAAAAGATTGCGCAGCGCCCGCCGTTCCAGATGATCGAGAAGGTCACGGAACTCGTGCCGAACGAATCCGCTACCGGTATCAAGAACGTGAGCGTGAACGAGCCCTTCTTCATGGGGCATTTCCCGGGCACTCCGATTATGCCGGGCGTGCTTATTGTGGAAAGCTGTGCGCAGCTCTGCTCGCTCGTAATTGAAAAGCCAGCCGAAGACCTCGAGAAGAACCTCTATGTGCTCTTGAAGATAGACGGCTTCAAGTTTGTGAAGCCTGTGATTCCGGGCGACCAGCTCGAGATTACCGTCAACAAGACGAAGGGCGGTGGAGTCATCGTCGGCTTTGACTGCATCGTGAAAGTGAACGGCGGCATCCATGCGAAGGGCTCGCTGACCTTCACGAGCATCCCCAAGGAAAATATCGGAAAGTAA
- the serC gene encoding 3-phosphoserine/phosphohydroxythreonine transaminase, whose amino-acid sequence MANKVYNFSAGPSVLPEQALKEASAACIDFENSGISILSMSHRSKPIENMFAQTEQYLRELMGIPEDYDIVFLGGGCSLLFCMLPMNFLDQNATADYALTGVWANKAYKEAKQFGNALAACDTKSETYSRIDKNLKLSDNATYLHVTANNTIYGTEWHNFPKPKSGFLMADVSSDFLARKINVSDFGVVYGGAQKNISCAGVTVTIIKKGLLGKVNRTIPTMLNFQTHIDAANMFNTPPVFAVYVMNRTLKWLKDFGGVDAIEKVNRSKAALLYSALDNSKVFVGTAAKEDRSIMNVPFVFNKDVVAADKADDLAKEFLEFAKARGLQQLKGHRSVGGFRASIYNAMPVEGVQALVDCLGDFEKKVLG is encoded by the coding sequence ATGGCAAATAAAGTCTATAACTTTAGCGCAGGACCGTCGGTCTTGCCGGAACAGGCACTCAAGGAAGCATCTGCTGCATGCATCGACTTCGAAAACAGCGGCATCAGTATCCTCTCCATGAGTCACCGTTCAAAGCCGATTGAAAACATGTTCGCCCAGACGGAACAGTACCTCCGTGAATTGATGGGCATCCCAGAAGACTACGACATCGTGTTCCTCGGTGGTGGTTGCTCACTTTTGTTCTGCATGCTCCCGATGAACTTCCTCGACCAGAACGCAACGGCCGACTACGCTTTGACCGGCGTTTGGGCAAACAAGGCTTACAAGGAAGCAAAGCAGTTCGGTAACGCTCTCGCCGCTTGCGACACCAAGTCTGAAACTTACAGCCGCATCGACAAGAACTTGAAGCTCAGCGACAACGCCACGTACCTCCACGTGACCGCCAACAACACGATCTACGGTACGGAATGGCACAACTTCCCGAAGCCGAAGTCTGGCTTCCTCATGGCTGACGTGAGCTCCGACTTCCTCGCCCGCAAGATCAACGTGTCTGACTTCGGTGTTGTCTATGGCGGCGCTCAGAAGAACATCAGCTGCGCTGGCGTGACTGTCACGATCATCAAGAAGGGCCTCCTCGGCAAGGTGAACCGCACCATCCCGACCATGCTCAACTTCCAGACCCACATCGACGCTGCCAACATGTTCAACACTCCTCCGGTCTTTGCCGTGTACGTGATGAACCGCACCCTCAAGTGGCTCAAGGATTTCGGTGGCGTGGATGCTATCGAAAAGGTGAACCGTTCCAAGGCTGCTCTCCTTTACAGCGCACTCGACAACTCCAAGGTGTTCGTCGGTACGGCTGCTAAGGAAGACCGTTCTATCATGAACGTTCCGTTCGTATTCAACAAGGATGTGGTTGCCGCTGACAAGGCTGACGATCTCGCCAAGGAATTCCTCGAATTCGCAAAGGCTCGCGGTCTGCAGCAGCTCAAGGGTCACCGCTCCGTGGGTGGCTTCCGCGCATCTATCTACAACGCGATGCCGGTCGAAGGCGTGCAGGCCCTCGTTGACTGCCTCGGCGACTTCGAAAAGAAGGTCCTCGGTTAG
- a CDS encoding dihydrofolate reductase family protein gives MGKVQILAVLTMDGCLSSELYDKAHQDLCLDRCGLDEIRKKAFYRVTPDYSISMLHEWRKDCTNIRYLAEATPDTADYINGLLRMHAVDEIILYTVPFISGSGRHFFKSALPEQHWTLSSLKSYPNGVCRIIYILDKKAR, from the coding sequence ATGGGTAAAGTTCAGATTCTCGCCGTACTGACGATGGACGGATGTCTTTCTTCAGAGTTATATGATAAAGCACATCAGGATTTGTGCCTTGACCGTTGCGGTCTTGATGAAATCAGGAAGAAAGCCTTTTACCGTGTGACACCGGACTATTCCATTTCAATGCTGCACGAATGGAGAAAAGACTGCACAAACATCCGTTACCTCGCGGAAGCCACACCGGACACGGCAGACTATATAAACGGACTGCTGCGGATGCACGCTGTGGATGAAATCATACTATACACCGTTCCTTTCATATCCGGAAGCGGACGACATTTTTTTAAGTCGGCTCTGCCAGAGCAACACTGGACGCTTTCCTCTTTGAAAAGCTATCCCAACGGTGTATGTCGCATTATCTATATCCTTGATAAAAAAGCAAGATAG
- a CDS encoding sigma-54 dependent transcriptional regulator: MNKTKIIVVEDNIVYCEYVCNMLSREGYRNMKAYHLSTAKKHLQQATDNDIVVADLRLPDGSGIDLLCWMRKEGKMQPFIIMTDYAEVNTAVESMKLGSIDYIPKQLVEDKLVPLIRSILKERQAGQRRMPIFAREGSAFQKIMHRIRLVAATDMSVMIFGENGTGKEHIAHLLHDKSKRAGKPFVAVDCGSLSKELAPSAFFGHVKGAFTGADNAKKGYFHEAEGGTLFLDEVGNLALETQQMLLRAIQERRYRPVGDKADRNFNVRIIAATNEDLEVSVNEKRFRQDLLYRLHDFGITVPPLRDCQEDIMPLAEFFRDMANRELECSVSGFSSEARKALLTHAWPGNVRELRQKVMGAVLQAQEGVVMKEHLELAVTKPTSTVSFALRNDAEDKERILRALKQANGNRSVAAELLGIGRTTLYSKLEEYGLKYKFKQS; this comes from the coding sequence ATGAATAAGACAAAAATAATTGTGGTGGAAGACAACATCGTGTATTGCGAATATGTCTGCAATATGCTGTCACGGGAGGGCTACCGCAATATGAAGGCTTACCACCTCTCAACCGCGAAGAAACATCTGCAACAGGCAACAGATAATGATATCGTGGTTGCCGACCTGCGTCTGCCTGACGGCAGTGGCATAGACCTTTTGTGCTGGATGCGAAAGGAGGGAAAGATGCAGCCCTTCATCATTATGACCGACTACGCCGAAGTTAATACCGCCGTGGAAAGCATGAAACTCGGCTCGATAGACTATATTCCCAAACAGCTTGTGGAGGATAAACTTGTCCCCCTGATCCGTTCCATACTGAAAGAACGTCAGGCAGGACAACGCCGTATGCCTATATTCGCCCGTGAAGGTTCCGCCTTTCAGAAAATCATGCACCGCATAAGGCTGGTAGCCGCCACCGATATGAGCGTGATGATATTTGGTGAGAACGGCACGGGCAAGGAGCATATTGCCCACCTGTTGCATGACAAGAGCAAACGTGCAGGCAAGCCATTTGTGGCGGTGGACTGCGGTTCACTCTCCAAAGAGCTTGCACCGTCGGCTTTCTTCGGACACGTCAAAGGTGCATTTACAGGTGCGGACAATGCCAAGAAAGGATATTTCCATGAGGCGGAAGGCGGCACGTTGTTTCTGGACGAGGTAGGAAACCTCGCGTTGGAAACCCAACAGATGTTGCTCCGTGCCATACAGGAGAGGCGGTATCGCCCGGTCGGAGACAAGGCAGACCGGAATTTCAATGTCCGCATCATCGCTGCTACCAATGAAGATTTGGAGGTATCGGTGAATGAAAAGCGTTTTCGGCAGGATCTTCTGTACCGCCTGCACGACTTCGGGATAACCGTTCCTCCGTTGCGTGACTGTCAAGAAGACATTATGCCGCTGGCAGAGTTCTTCCGTGATATGGCAAACAGAGAGCTGGAGTGTAGCGTGAGCGGGTTCAGTTCCGAAGCACGTAAAGCGTTGCTGACACACGCATGGCCGGGCAACGTGCGGGAACTTCGGCAGAAAGTTATGGGTGCTGTATTGCAGGCGCAGGAAGGTGTTGTCATGAAAGAGCATCTGGAACTTGCCGTGACGAAACCGACCTCTACTGTCAGCTTCGCCTTGCGCAATGACGCGGAGGATAAGGAGCGGATATTGCGTGCGTTGAAACAGGCAAACGGCAACCGGAGTGTCGCCGCAGAACTGCTCGGCATAGGCAGGACAACACTATACAGCAAACTTGAAGAGTATGGACTTAAATATAAATTCAAGCAATCATAG
- a CDS encoding ATP-binding protein: MERSGNFYKAIRLGYILISILIGCMAYNSLYEWQEIEALELGNKKIDELRKEINNINIQMIKFSLLGETILEWNDKDIEHYHARRMAMDSMLCRFKATYPAERIDSVRSLLEDKERQMFQIVRLMDEQQSINKKIANQIPVIVQKSVQEQSKKPKRKGFLGIFGKKKEVTPAVSTTILHSVNRNVISEQKVQDRQLSEQADSLAARNAELNRQLQELICQIEEKVQTELQSRENEIVAMREKSFMQVGGLMGFVLLLLLISYIIIHRDAKSIKQYKHKTTDLIRQLEQSVQRNEALITSRKKAVHTITHELRTPLTAITGYAGLIRKEQCEDKSGQYIQNILQSSDRMRDMLNTLLDFFRLDNGKEQPRLSPCRISAITHTLETEFMPVAVNKGLSLSVKTGHDAIVLTDKERIIQIGNNLLSNAVKFTEEGGVSLITEYDNGVLTLVVEDTGTGMTEEEQKQAFGAFERLSNAAAKEGFGLGLAIMRNIVSMLGGTIRLDSKKGKGSRFTVEISMQEAEEQLGYTSNTPVYHNNKFHDVVAIDNDEVLLLMLKEMYSQEGIHCDTCTDAAALMEMIRQKEYSLLLTDLNMPDINGFELLELLRSSNVGNSPTIPVVVATASGSCNKGELLAKGFAGCLFKPFSISELMEVSDRCAIKATPDGKPDFSALLSYGNEAVMLEKLITETEKEMQAVRDAAKEKDLQKLDSLIHHLRSSWEVLRADQPLNVLYGLLRGDALPDGEALSHAVTAVLDKGVEIIRLAEEERRKYEDE, from the coding sequence ATGGAGCGGTCAGGAAATTTCTATAAGGCAATACGGTTGGGATATATACTTATCTCCATTCTTATCGGATGTATGGCATATAATAGCCTCTATGAATGGCAGGAGATAGAAGCATTAGAACTTGGCAATAAAAAAATAGACGAGCTCCGAAAAGAAATAAACAATATCAATATTCAAATGATAAAATTTTCTCTATTGGGTGAAACAATACTGGAATGGAACGATAAAGATATCGAGCATTACCATGCACGGCGTATGGCAATGGACAGTATGCTCTGCCGTTTCAAGGCCACCTATCCAGCAGAGCGCATCGATAGTGTGCGCAGTCTTTTAGAGGATAAGGAACGACAGATGTTCCAGATAGTCCGGTTAATGGATGAACAACAATCTATTAACAAGAAGATAGCCAATCAAATTCCGGTTATTGTACAGAAAAGTGTGCAGGAACAGTCCAAAAAGCCAAAACGAAAAGGTTTCTTAGGCATATTCGGCAAAAAAAAGGAAGTAACTCCAGCAGTATCAACCACTATCCTTCATTCGGTCAATAGAAACGTAATCAGCGAACAGAAAGTGCAGGATCGCCAATTGTCGGAACAAGCCGACAGCCTTGCAGCTCGTAATGCAGAACTTAACAGACAACTGCAAGAATTGATTTGCCAAATAGAAGAAAAGGTACAAACCGAACTGCAAAGCCGGGAAAACGAAATAGTTGCCATGCGTGAAAAGTCATTTATGCAAGTAGGCGGTTTAATGGGATTCGTTCTTCTATTGTTGTTAATTTCCTACATCATCATACATCGTGATGCAAAAAGCATTAAACAATACAAGCACAAGACAACTGATTTGATAAGGCAACTGGAACAATCCGTACAACGGAACGAGGCACTGATAACGTCAAGGAAGAAGGCGGTACATACTATCACCCATGAACTGCGCACACCGCTGACAGCAATAACAGGCTATGCCGGACTGATACGGAAAGAACAGTGTGAGGATAAGTCCGGGCAGTATATCCAAAACATACTGCAATCCTCCGACCGTATGCGGGATATGCTTAACACTTTGCTTGACTTCTTCCGCCTGGACAACGGCAAGGAACAGCCCCGTCTGTCACCCTGCCGGATTTCAGCAATCACGCACACACTTGAAACGGAGTTCATGCCTGTTGCCGTGAACAAAGGGCTGTCCTTGTCCGTGAAGACTGGACACGATGCCATTGTATTGACCGACAAAGAGCGAATAATACAAATCGGGAATAACCTGCTGTCAAACGCTGTCAAGTTCACAGAAGAAGGCGGTGTTTCTTTGATTACTGAATATGATAATGGAGTTCTGACACTGGTCGTTGAAGATACAGGTACAGGCATGACAGAAGAGGAACAGAAACAAGCGTTCGGTGCGTTTGAACGTCTATCAAATGCCGCCGCAAAGGAGGGTTTCGGGCTTGGGCTTGCCATAATGCGTAATATTGTGTCGATGCTTGGCGGAACAATCCGTTTAGACAGCAAGAAAGGGAAAGGCAGTCGTTTCACAGTTGAAATTTCTATGCAGGAAGCTGAAGAACAGCTTGGATATACAAGCAATACACCTGTTTATCATAACAATAAATTCCATGATGTTGTCGCCATTGACAATGATGAGGTATTACTTCTGATGCTGAAAGAGATGTATTCCCAAGAAGGAATACACTGCGACACTTGCACCGATGCTGCGGCACTGATGGAAATGATACGCCAGAAAGAATACAGCCTGTTGCTGACAGACTTGAATATGCCCGATATAAACGGTTTCGAATTGCTGGAACTGTTGCGTTCGTCCAACGTGGGCAATTCACCAACAATCCCGGTGGTTGTGGCAACCGCTTCGGGCAGTTGTAACAAAGGGGAACTATTGGCAAAAGGCTTTGCCGGATGCCTGTTCAAACCGTTCTCCATATCGGAACTGATGGAGGTTTCCGACAGGTGTGCCATAAAAGCGACACCGGACGGGAAACCGGACTTTTCCGCCTTATTGTCCTATGGCAATGAAGCCGTCATGCTGGAAAAGTTGATAACTGAAACAGAAAAGGAAATGCAGGCGGTACGGGATGCAGCAAAAGAAAAAGACCTGCAAAAGCTGGATTCCCTGATCCACCACCTGCGCAGTTCGTGGGAGGTGCTCCGTGCCGACCAACCGCTGAATGTACTTTACGGATTGCTTCGTGGCGATGCTCTCCCGGATGGTGAAGCGTTAAGCCATGCCGTGACTGCCGTGCTGGATAAGGGAGTGGAAATAATACGGTTGGCAGAAGAGGAAAGGAGAAAATACGAAGATGAATAA